The region TTGCCGGTCGCGAACGGCAGCAACCGGCCCAGAGTGTGTAAAAACGCTTCGCCAAAATTGAAGTATGCGCGTCTACGTTAAATCTGAAATTTATCGGCACGTCTGCAGATGTGGATTTCGCTTAGAAACGCGATTTCCAGTCCGGTTTTGAGCACTTGGCGCGCTCAAAAACGTTTTTACACAGCCTCGGCCAATTACTGCCGCCGTCGAGCTTTTGTTAGCGGCTATTCCGTTTTTTAAATCACGGCCCGCGTTTTTAGGAACGCGAAATACTTGGGGTCGTCGTTGTCAAAAATCTCATCTCCAGCCGCCATGTATGCTCGCATAAGTTCATCGGCGGCTCGATCAGTTTCCTCTTTCTCGTAAAGTGCTTGGCCCAAACGCAAATGCAAAAATGGATTGCCGACTGCATCGGGACAAGTCATCGCATACTCAAGGGCCTCTTTTGCGGAGGTAAAGAATCCTCCCTGAAAACAGGCATCGCCGATAGCGGCAAGCACCCATGTCGCCGCTTCCCAGTTATTTTTGGGTTCTGGAATCAACTCCCACGCTAGGTTGTACTGACCGATGGCAGCCTTGAAATCACCGCCTTCCAGATGTTCATCACCCAATTGGCAAAACGCCTTGATCTGCTCATGGGTCAAGTCATCCAATTCGAAAGTTTCCATCTGATCTCCCTGTCTATAAGGTTCAACCGCGTGAGCCGCCGATTTTGCAACCCAGCTGGGCGATAAACAATCGTAAAGATCACGACGATATATAGGCCAGCTAACGGCCGATGGCCGCCTGTCGTGAGGGGCAGGGCGTCGCTGCATGGACTCATGTCGGTACAAAATTGGTACGCAGCTATCGGGTCGGCTCTGTCGGGTAAGTAGTACGTGGCCTACAGGATTAGCAGTTCCAATCCATCACCGAAAAGGCTGATGTTTTTCGCTCATGACCGGCAGCAGTCGACCCAAAGCGGTCGTTTTCTAACGGCAAGCTAGGGATGGTCTGACGTACTCGACTCCTGAGCCTCAGCCGGCCTGAAATAAACTAGCGAGAAAAAGGCCGCAATCAGAATGCTTAAGAATATAATTCCAGAACGGATCCAATTTGCCACCTTGGACGGTAATCAACTCAGACGAACGTATTCACCTTAGAGTCAGATGTTCAACTGGGAAT is a window of Pseudomonas antarctica DNA encoding:
- a CDS encoding tetratricopeptide repeat protein, with the protein product METFELDDLTHEQIKAFCQLGDEHLEGGDFKAAIGQYNLAWELIPEPKNNWEAATWVLAAIGDACFQGGFFTSAKEALEYAMTCPDAVGNPFLHLRLGQALYEKEETDRAADELMRAYMAAGDEIFDNDDPKYFAFLKTRAVI